In Ruegeria sp. YS9, the genomic window ATGAGCGCAGCGGGTCAGGTTCAACACCTTGTTTCATCCACCCCGTGCGATCAGGTGTTCATGACCATCATTCCCGAAATCAAAAGCGCAGCCCCCAGCCAGTAGCGCAGCCCAAGTGTTTCGCCGAAGAAGACGTGCGAGGCAAGTGGCACAAGAACGAAACTGAGGGCCATGAAGGGGTAGGCCTGGGACAGTGTCAGATACCGCAGGACATACACCCACAGCACCGTTGCCGAGCCATAGATGGCAAAGGCTGTCAGAAGGAAAGGATCGAACAGCGTCTGGATGAGGCCCGCCAATCCGGTGGCTTCGCGCCCATCAATCCGGTTTCCTGCCAGTTTGAACAGGATTTGCCCGGCTGAGATCATGACTGGTGTGCACAGCAACCCAGCCCAGACCAGTGTCGTGGGGGCGGGCGGGGTCATCCTTGTTGTTCCGGTTCCGGTTTTTCCTCGGGGCGGTCTTCACAGTAATAGATGTCGCGCCCCAGATCTTCGCAGACATGGATGTCCGGGCTGGGATGCACGGCACGCAGAAAGCTGTGTGTGTATGGGAAAAAGTTGAAATGTGGATTGAAGGTGAACCTGCTTTCGCGTTCACGCGGGACG contains:
- a CDS encoding EamA family transporter → MTPPAPTTLVWAGLLCTPVMISAGQILFKLAGNRIDGREATGLAGLIQTLFDPFLLTAFAIYGSATVLWVYVLRYLTLSQAYPFMALSFVLVPLASHVFFGETLGLRYWLGAALLISGMMVMNT